TCAGCAGCCCGGGCCCGAGTTGTTCGCCGAGTCCGGCGGCGGCGTTCTCGGCGAGCAGCACCCGGGCCTGCTCGAGGACGGCGGGGCCGTGCGGCGCGAGATGCCAGATCAGCCCGGCGTCGAGCGTCGGCAGGTCCCGCGCCAGATCGGCCGGCTCGCGGCGCCCGACGGCGGCGACGCACTCCAGGTCCTCGCCCGAGTCGCCCAGCAGATATCCGAGCGCCCACGCTCCGCCGAGCAGGTCGAGCGCGCCCCGCGCCAATTCCTCGAGGCACCCGCGCGGATCGAGCCGCCGGGTCGCGGCGAGCGCCGCCTCGAGCAGACGCGGATCCGCGGGACGCGCGTCTCCCATCGCCTCAGTCCTCCAGCTTCTTTTTGCCGATGATCGCGCTCAACAGATCGACCGGGACCGGGAAGACGATCACGGAGTTCTTCTCCGCTCCGATCTCGGTCAGCGTCTGCAGGTAGCGCAGCTGCAGCGTCATCGAGTTCGCCGACATTTCCGTCGCGGCGGCGGTGAGCTTCGTGGCCGCCTCGAGTTCGCCGGCGGCGTGGGTGATCTTCGCCCGCTTCTCGCGCTCCGCCTCGGCTTGGCGGGCCATCGCGCGGCGCATCTCTTCCGGCAGGTCCACCTGCTTCACCTCGACCGAGGAGACCTTGATCCCCCAGACTTCGGTGTGCTTGTCGAGGATGTCGGCGAGCTGCTGGTTGAGCCGGTCGCGCTCGGCGAGCAGCCCGTCCAGCTCGACCTGTCCGAGGACCGAGCGGAGGGTGGTCTGCGAAAACTGGCTCGTGGCGTAGTTGTAGTTCTCGACGTTGACGATCGCCTGCCGCGGGTCGAAGACGCGGAAGTAAATGACGGCGTTGACCTTGACCGACACGTTGTCCCGCGTGATCACGTCCTGCGGCGGAATGTCGAGCACGACGGTCCGCAGCGAAACGCGGACCATCCGGTCGATCACCGGGATCAGGAAGAACAACCCCGGGCCGTAGTCGTGCGCGCGCAGCCGGCCGAGGCGGAAGACGACGCCCCGTTCGTACTCCGGCAGCACCCGGATCGACTGCGAGATCAGGAAGATCGCGACGATGATCAGGACGATCAGCCCCGGACCGACGGCGGTGACGAACTCAGTCATTCCCTTCTCCCTCCGGCCGCGTCCGCGGCCCTTCCGCGCCGCGCGGGGCCGCGTCGGCCCGCTCGACGACGAGAACCAGACCCTCGCTCCCCGCGACCCGGACCGGCGTCCCCCGCGGAATCGTTTCCGCGGCGCGGGCGAACCACGTTTCGCCGTGCACGAAGACCCGCCCCTCCGGCGCGAGGTCCGTCTGGGCCGTCCCCAGTTCGCCGACCAAGCCCTCGCGCCCGGTCGCCAGCGGCGCGCGCAGCGCCCGGCGGACGATCCGGGTCACGACGATCAGCGTGCCGACGAGCACCAGAAACAGCGGACCGAGCCAGACCAACGGAATGGCGAGCCCGGGAATGTCCGCCGGGAAGAGCAGAAACAGCCCCAGTCCGGTCAAGGCGACCCCCGCGATCGTCAGCAGGCCGTGCGAGACGATCTTCAGTTCGAGCACGAAAGCGACGACGCCGCAGGCGACGAGCGCCGCGGCGAAGTACCGCACCGGCAGCACCTGGCTGCCGTAGAGGAAGATCAGGAGCGCCGTCACCCCGACCACCCCGGGCAGAATCAGCCCCGGATGGGTGAATTCGACGTAGATCCCGATGATCGCGATCGTCAGCAGCAGCGCGATGA
This is a stretch of genomic DNA from bacterium. It encodes these proteins:
- a CDS encoding slipin family protein; the encoded protein is MTEFVTAVGPGLIVLIIVAIFLISQSIRVLPEYERGVVFRLGRLRAHDYGPGLFFLIPVIDRMVRVSLRTVVLDIPPQDVITRDNVSVKVNAVIYFRVFDPRQAIVNVENYNYATSQFSQTTLRSVLGQVELDGLLAERDRLNQQLADILDKHTEVWGIKVSSVEVKQVDLPEEMRRAMARQAEAEREKRAKITHAAGELEAATKLTAAATEMSANSMTLQLRYLQTLTEIGAEKNSVIVFPVPVDLLSAIIGKKKLED
- a CDS encoding nodulation protein NfeD, with product IALLLTIAIIGIYVEFTHPGLILPGVVGVTALLIFLYGSQVLPVRYFAAALVACGVVAFVLELKIVSHGLLTIAGVALTGLGLFLLFPADIPGLAIPLVWLGPLFLVLVGTLIVVTRIVRRALRAPLATGREGLVGELGTAQTDLAPEGRVFVHGETWFARAAETIPRGTPVRVAGSEGLVLVVERADAAPRGAEGPRTRPEGEGND